In the genome of Quercus robur chromosome 3, dhQueRobu3.1, whole genome shotgun sequence, one region contains:
- the LOC126718930 gene encoding isopentenyl phosphate kinase-like isoform X2: protein MEGEKQEIQHTKPIRCIVKLGGAAITCKDELEKINKKNLDIVSSQLRQAMMPGWSSSMKVLGMDWSKRHGESEVTTLNLEVVRALAREGIPSIGMSPFSCGWSTKEKNIASADLAAVDKAIDSGFIPVLHGDAVLDKLQGCSILSGDVIIRHLAAHLKPEYVVFLTDVFGVYDRPPTEPDAVLLREIAVGKDGKWSVVKPVLQNMDKQEVQTTVAAHDTTGGMETKIAEAAMIARLGIDVYIVKAATNHALRALSGELRDKRDNIPDDWLGTVIRFMS from the exons ATGGAGGGAGAGAAGCAAGAAATTCAACATACCAAGCCAATCCGTTGCATCGTCAAACTGG GAGGTGCGGCAATTACTTGCAAAGATGAACTTgagaagataaataaaaaaaaccttgacATAGTGTCTTCTCAGCTGAGGCAAGCAATGATGCCGGGGTGGTCTTCTTCTATGAAGGTTCTTGGGATGGATTGGAGCAAGAGACATGGGGAATCAGAG gttacAACCCTCAATCTTGAAGTTGTTAGAGCATTAGCCAGAG AGGGTATTCCTTCAATTGGAATGTCTCCATTTTCATGTGGCTGGTCAACCAAAGAGAAAAAT ATAGCCTCAGCAGATTTGGCTGCGGTGGATAAGGCTATTGACTCTGGTTTCATACCT GTTCTGCATGGAGATGCAGTGCTCGATAAATTACAG GGCTGCAGCATATTGAGTGGAGATGTTATCATACGTCATCTTGCGGCGCACTTAAAGCCTGAATATGTTGTTTTTCTT ACAGATGTTTTCGGTGTATATGACCGTCCACCAACAGAACCTGATGCAGTACTCTTGAGGGAGATTG CTGTTGGCAAAGATGGGAAGTGGTCTGTTGTGAAACCAGTGCTTCAGAACATGGATAAGCAAGAAG TTCAAACAACTGTAGCTGCTCATGATACAACTGGGGGTATGGAGACCAAAATAGCAGAAGCTGCAATGATTGCAAGACTTGGCATTGATGTTTACATTGTGAAA GCAGCCACAAACCACGCATTAAGGGCCTTAAGCGGAGAACTGAGAGACAAGAGAGACAACATTCCTGATGATTGGTTGGGGACAGTCATCCGATTCATGAGCTGA
- the LOC126718930 gene encoding isopentenyl phosphate kinase-like isoform X1, translated as MEGEKQEIQHTKPIRCIVKLGGAAITCKDELEKINKKNLDIVSSQLRQAMMPGWSSSMKVLGMDWSKRHGESEVSCNIDDFVHNANVDSSRFVVVHGAGSFGHFQASKSGVHKGGLDQSLVKAGFVATRISVTTLNLEVVRALAREGIPSIGMSPFSCGWSTKEKNIASADLAAVDKAIDSGFIPVLHGDAVLDKLQGCSILSGDVIIRHLAAHLKPEYVVFLTDVFGVYDRPPTEPDAVLLREIAVGKDGKWSVVKPVLQNMDKQEVQTTVAAHDTTGGMETKIAEAAMIARLGIDVYIVKAATNHALRALSGELRDKRDNIPDDWLGTVIRFMS; from the exons ATGGAGGGAGAGAAGCAAGAAATTCAACATACCAAGCCAATCCGTTGCATCGTCAAACTGG GAGGTGCGGCAATTACTTGCAAAGATGAACTTgagaagataaataaaaaaaaccttgacATAGTGTCTTCTCAGCTGAGGCAAGCAATGATGCCGGGGTGGTCTTCTTCTATGAAGGTTCTTGGGATGGATTGGAGCAAGAGACATGGGGAATCAGAGGTTTCGTGTAACATAGATGATTTTGTACACAATGCAAATGTAGATTCTAGTCGTTTTGTTGTTGTTCATGGGGCAG GTTCTTTTGGTCACTTTCAAGCCAGTAAATCTGGGGTTCATAAAGGAGGATTGGACCAATCTCTTGTCAAGGCTGGTTTTGTCGCTACACGAATTTCT gttacAACCCTCAATCTTGAAGTTGTTAGAGCATTAGCCAGAG AGGGTATTCCTTCAATTGGAATGTCTCCATTTTCATGTGGCTGGTCAACCAAAGAGAAAAAT ATAGCCTCAGCAGATTTGGCTGCGGTGGATAAGGCTATTGACTCTGGTTTCATACCT GTTCTGCATGGAGATGCAGTGCTCGATAAATTACAG GGCTGCAGCATATTGAGTGGAGATGTTATCATACGTCATCTTGCGGCGCACTTAAAGCCTGAATATGTTGTTTTTCTT ACAGATGTTTTCGGTGTATATGACCGTCCACCAACAGAACCTGATGCAGTACTCTTGAGGGAGATTG CTGTTGGCAAAGATGGGAAGTGGTCTGTTGTGAAACCAGTGCTTCAGAACATGGATAAGCAAGAAG TTCAAACAACTGTAGCTGCTCATGATACAACTGGGGGTATGGAGACCAAAATAGCAGAAGCTGCAATGATTGCAAGACTTGGCATTGATGTTTACATTGTGAAA GCAGCCACAAACCACGCATTAAGGGCCTTAAGCGGAGAACTGAGAGACAAGAGAGACAACATTCCTGATGATTGGTTGGGGACAGTCATCCGATTCATGAGCTGA